Below is a window of Campylobacter concisus DNA.
TGATGTGTCTAATCTTCAAGGCTTTATTATCCATATTTACAACCAAGATGGTCAAAAAGCTAGTGAAGATTTTACTAAATGGCTAAATAAAAATGGTGATGGTAATGTTCAGTAGTAAGCAAATTTTTCTAATAGCAAGACACATACAATGTATGACACTTCGTTTTCATACCTTGTATAATCTTGCTCTGCCGAGAGCCACAATGCGAGATATAAGAAGCGTTAAAACGCTTCTTATCGCTAACACATTTTATGAAAGGATATCATATGTCAAAAAATATCAAGGATAAGGTACTCTCCACAAGGATCACTTCTCAGCAAAATAGCAAATTATCTGATATAGCTAGAGAACTAAAAATATCAAAATCAGAAATTATTTCCTATCTTATTGATAATGGAATTACAAACTCTGAACCAATAAAAAAGAAAGAGCTATATCCAACAATCATTACATATTTTGCTAGACCTTTTAATAACATCAATCAAATAGCAAAGAGACTAAATATAGCTTATAAGACTAGTAGCGATATAGATTTAAAAACGATGCTGCAAACACAAGAAGAGTTGTACAAAGTTCAATCAGTGCTAACTGAAATTTTAAGCCTAATAAAGAGTAGCTATGATAGTTAAGATCTCAAAGGGAGAAAAAGGCATAGCTGATTATCTAAAAACTGGCAAGAAAAGAGATTCAAAGCTAACTAGAGATGAAAAAGATGATAGATTGCCACTGGCTGGAAATTTAGATCTTATCGAGATGTCTGAAAAGCACCAGAGCAAGAAAAAGAATAAGAAACATAACTACTATCATGTATCCTTGTCATTTACTTCAGAGGAGTGGAACAAACTATATGAAAGTGGCAATATAGATGAGCTTATAATAGACTTTCTCAGGCTCACTTTCCCAAATCACGACATAGATGAGCTACTTTTTTATGCTGAAGCTCATCTGCCTATAATAAAAGAAGAGCCATATATTCCTCGCCCAGAAGGGGCACTAGAAAATAGAACATTAAACAAGAAACACAAAAATGGCGAACCACTAAAAAGAGAACCTCATGTTCATCTAATAGTCTCTTTTGAAAATATGAAATTTACCCATAGTGTAAAAACCGGTGGAGTTATATATACAAAAGGTGCAGCCAAGCAACAAGTAAAAGCTGTTATGGCTAAATCAGCAGAAAAATTTAAAAGAGTGGTTAATGACATCTTATCTAACAAGTATGGTCTAAATAATATAGAGCCTTTAGGTATGGATGAAGACCAACTAAATAAACAATATGAAAGCTTTAAAAGTGCAGCACAAAAGGTTAAAAAAGGCAAAGAAAAAGATATACAGATGAAGATAGAAACAAATGTAGTGATCGAGCCAAAAGCTAATACAAAAGAGCAGGATATAAGTGTTGAAGAGCTGCTAGCTGATGCTAGAAATTCTACAGCTGATTATCTATTAAGAATGATAGAAGAAGATGAGAGTTTCAAAAAAGACTATTATGATAGAGCAAAGAGACTTAATGCGGTGGATATAAGGGAATTTTTGCCTATGATCAATGCAAAATTTAACATCACCGCAAAACCTGAAATGGTAAATGACAAATACAAAGTAAGAGTGGATGGTTTTAATGGAACTTATAATCTAACTGATCTAATGTGTAAGATAGTCTACAATGGCAGAAAAGGAGCGTTGTTTTACGTAGTTAATGAGCTAGAGCAAATGCTTATAGAGCTTCAAGCTAATAAAAATGAGCCAAAGATAACATTAAGTGTAAGTAGTGACTTTGGCACGCCAAATAAAGACCCAAAAACTCAAGTGTTAAATAGCTGGGAAACGATACAAATAGAGCCATACAATCTAAAATCAATACTTAAAAACTATTCAGCTATATCAGTGGCAGGTTTTAAAGATAAAGGCAAAGAAGATAGCAGTATTGATGGCATAACTCCTACACTTATATATGATATAGATAACTCTAAATTTACTGCAAATGATGCTCAAAATTTACTGCAAAGCAAAGAGATAAAAGGCTTCATATACCCAACCACCTATCAAGCACCGGATACAAAAGTGGAGAAATTTAAACTCATCATACCCACAACAAGAGCTCCAAGCTTAAATGAATATGATGAATACATAAAAGAGATAACAAGAGAGCTTGGGCTATATAACATAG
It encodes the following:
- the mobC gene encoding plasmid mobilization relaxosome protein MobC gives rise to the protein MSKNIKDKVLSTRITSQQNSKLSDIARELKISKSEIISYLIDNGITNSEPIKKKELYPTIITYFARPFNNINQIAKRLNIAYKTSSDIDLKTMLQTQEELYKVQSVLTEILSLIKSSYDS
- a CDS encoding aminotransferase, coding for MIVKISKGEKGIADYLKTGKKRDSKLTRDEKDDRLPLAGNLDLIEMSEKHQSKKKNKKHNYYHVSLSFTSEEWNKLYESGNIDELIIDFLRLTFPNHDIDELLFYAEAHLPIIKEEPYIPRPEGALENRTLNKKHKNGEPLKREPHVHLIVSFENMKFTHSVKTGGVIYTKGAAKQQVKAVMAKSAEKFKRVVNDILSNKYGLNNIEPLGMDEDQLNKQYESFKSAAQKVKKGKEKDIQMKIETNVVIEPKANTKEQDISVEELLADARNSTADYLLRMIEEDESFKKDYYDRAKRLNAVDIREFLPMINAKFNITAKPEMVNDKYKVRVDGFNGTYNLTDLMCKIVYNGRKGALFYVVNELEQMLIELQANKNEPKITLSVSSDFGTPNKDPKTQVLNSWETIQIEPYNLKSILKNYSAISVAGFKDKGKEDSSIDGITPTLIYDIDNSKFTANDAQNLLQSKEIKGFIYPTTYQAPDTKVEKFKLIIPTTRAPSLNEYDEYIKEITRELGLYNIVNNQSLHPSKFHYTPVPGSEVISISGKTFDNKRAIEDVGLKTDINNMDIKAIYEVLQNLRIYELRHEPKDTNSHIKRASYQAISSKISIKELIEYFDESTMVKKYKDYQILSGKSGRYLYLPEENTAYSFSQNRHYTPYIYIRDKFYEAAGKIRTGLFNDDVIKKIGLKQNEYKGFVKGIDEHLDINRYYLAFINRTENFKKYLPDIVKVNYQGLIYNIKTYMKDWQDMQGFNKLKGRYKTDNIYLNCDHISFGSLKITKQELYDQGLDSNFGIEQTKQPSNIIETKEQNIKSGYDSLRR